One Vigna unguiculata cultivar IT97K-499-35 chromosome 11, ASM411807v1, whole genome shotgun sequence DNA window includes the following coding sequences:
- the LOC114169321 gene encoding protein DETOXIFICATION 40: MDSQSAQKEVNEPLTVPEESLPQQPSFSRSFSSRHGSSHELENLLTDTSIPYSKRIGPATWLEFKLLFHLAAPAVIVYLLNYVMSMSTQIFSGHLGNLELAASSLGNNGIQIFAYGLMLGMGSAVETLCGQAYGAKKFHMLGVYLQRSTVLLTLAGFLLTVIYVLAEPILLFLGESPQIASAAALFVYGLIPQIFAYAVNFPIQKFLQAQSIVAPSSYISCATLVFHLVFSWVAVNKLGMGLFGASLVLSISWWVIVVAQFIYIVKSERCKQTWGGFTIEAFSGLPEFFKLSAASAVMLCLETWYFQILVLLAGLLPEPELALDSLSICTTLSGWVFMISVGFNAAASVRVSNELGARNPKSASFSVVVVTVISFIISVIIAVVLLSLRDVISYAFTEGEEVAAAVSDLCPLLALSIVLNGIQPVLSGVAVGCGWQTFVAYVNVGCYYGIGIPLGSVMGFYFKLNAKGIWLGMLGGTVLQTIILMWVTFRTDWNKEVEEAEKRLNEWEDIKEPLIKN, translated from the exons ATGGATTCTCAATCAGCGCAGAAGGAGGTTAACGAGCCTTTGACGGTTCCAGAAGAATCGTTACCACAACAACCTTCTTTTTCTCGATCTTTCAGTTCCAGACATGGGTCAAGTCATGAACTCGAGAACCTACTCACAGATACCAGCATCCCTTACTCCAAGCGTATTGGTCCAGCAACATGGCTCGAGTTCAAGCTCCTCTTTCACCTTGCTGCTCCCGCGGTCATCGTCTACCTCCTCAACTATGTCATGTCCATGTCCACACAAATCTTCTCCGGCCACCTCGGTAACCTCGAACTCGCCGCCTCTTCCCTCGGAAACAATGGCATCCAAATCTTCGCTTATGGTCTCATG TTGGGTATGGGAAGTGCCGTGGAGACGCTGTGCGGACAAGCGTACGGGGCGAAGAAATTCCACATGTTGGGCGTGTACCTGCAACGATCCACGGTGCTGCTGACACTCGCGGGTTTTCTGCTAACCGTAATCTACGTCTTAGCGGAACCAATCCTGCTGTTTCTCGGCGAGTCGCCGCAAATCGCGTCGGCGGCGGCGCTTTTCGTGTACGGGCTCATCCCTCAGATCTTCGCGTACGCCGTGAACTTCCCCATCCAGAAGTTTCTCCAGGCGCAGAGCATCGTGGCGCCGAGCTCGTACATTTCGTGCGCCACGCTCGTGTTCCACCTCGTGTTCAGTTGGGTGGCGGTGAACAAGCTGGGGATGGGCCTGTTTGGCGCGTCGCTGGTGCTCAGCATCTCCTGGTGGGTCATCGTGGTGGCGCAGTTCATTTACATCGTGAAGAGTGAGCGGTGCAAGCAGACCTGGGGCGGCTTCACCATCGAAGCGTTTTCGGGGTTGCCGGAGTTTTTCAAACTCTCGGCGGCTTCCGCCGTCATGCTCTGCCTCGAGACCTGGTACTTCCAGATTCTGGTTCTGCTCGCGGGATTGCTTCCTGAGCCTGAGTTGGCTCTCGATTCCCTTTCCATTTG CACCACACTTTCTGGATGGGTTTTCATGATCTCAGTTGGATTCAACGCAGCTGCAAG TGTGAGAGTGAGCAACGAGCTAGGAGCAAGAAATCCAAAATCAGCTTCATTTTCTGTGGTGGTGGTGACAGTGATATCTTTCATAATATCAGTTATTATAGCAGTGGTGCTATTGTCGCTGAGAGATGTTATTAGCTATGCCTTCACCGAAGGCGAAGAGGTAGCTGCTGCAGTCTCAGATCTTTGTCCCCTCCTTGCCCTTTCCATTGTTCTCAACGGCATTCAACCTGTTTTGTCTG GGGTGGCTGTTGGATGTGGATGGCAAACTTTTGTTGCGTACGTAAACGTTGGTTGCTATTACGGAATTGGCATTCCATTGGGTTCGGTTATGGGTTTCTATTTCAAACTCAATGCAAAG GGTATATGGTTGGGAATGCTTGGTGGCACCGTTTTGCAGACAATTATTTTGATGTGGGTCACATTTAGAACTGATTGGAATAAAGAG GTTGAGGAAGCAGAGAAGAGGTTGAATGAGTGGGAGGACATAAAGGAGCCACTCATCAAGAACTGA